In one Pseudoliparis swirei isolate HS2019 ecotype Mariana Trench chromosome 23, NWPU_hadal_v1, whole genome shotgun sequence genomic region, the following are encoded:
- the LOC130188552 gene encoding zona pellucida sperm-binding protein 3-like yields MKNLCVSVLLLVGLCFRSYSAFPGQGYTQHAQSPQFTRSSQHALQAKDPSEEQEQVNTVRVTCHPDSLEIIIQADMFEVGAPVNGAELRLGVELNDYCRATSSSEDEYRILVGLLDCGTKQKMTEDTLVYTNVLVYSPVASPDGVVRMDEAVIPIECQYKRKYSLSSSSLMPTWIPFMSKQAVEETLEFDLRIMTNDWLHRRGSNVFYLGEPMDIEASVRVGHHTGLRVFVSSCVATLSPDVSSEPRYVFVENGCLVDSELPGSRSHFFSRTQDDKLHLTIDAFKFHNEDREELYITCHLNAEPVNDAEAPNKACSLINGRWRSADGNDYLCGSCQSHDKPSSPGKFGPRRFEKPEEPELFWTGQRTNTVWEKAARVGPIIVLPAKQTSGPVPVKELPRLNKFSRPSLFGRQ; encoded by the exons ATGAAGAACTTGTGCGTTTCAGTTCTCCTCCTGGTTGGACTGTGTTTCAGGTCATATTCTGCATTTCCTGGTCAAGGTTACACTCAACATGCTCAAAGTCCTCAGTTCACAAGGAGCTCCCAACACGCTCTGCAAGCAAAGGATCCATCTGAGGAACAAGAGCAGGTGAATACTGTCCGAGTGACCTGCCATCCAGACTCATTGGAGATTATTATCCAAGCTGACATGTTTGAAGTTGGAGCTCCTGTCAATGGTGCTGAATTACGCCTTGGAGTGGAGCTCAATGACTACTGTAGAGCTACATCGTCTTCAGAAGATGAGTACAGAATCCTTGTTGGACTCTTGGACTGTGGCACCAAACAAAAG ATGACTGAAGACACACTGGTCTACACAAACGTGCTCGTATACTCTCCTGTGGCCTCTCCAGATGGGGTGGTTCGAATGGATGAGGCTGTAATTCCAATCGAGTGTCAATACAAAAG GAAGTACAGTTTGTCCAGTTCTTCCCTCATGCCCACCTGGATCCCCTTCATGTCTAAACAAGCTGTCGAGGAAACTTTGGAGTTTGACTTGAGAATTATGACAA ATGACTGGCTTCATCGAAGAGGCTCTAATGTGTTTTACCTCGGCGAGCCCATGGACATCGAAGCCTCAGTCCGAGTTGGACATCACACGGGGCTCCGAGTGTTTGTGAGCAGCTGTGTGGCGACACTTTCCCCAGATGTATCCTCTGAGCCGAGATACGTCTTTGTTGAAAATGG GTGCTTGGTTGACTCTGAGCTTCCAGGTTCTAGGTCTCACTTCTTTTCCAGGACACAGGATGACAAGCTCCACTTGACCATTGATGCCTTTAAATTTCATAATGAAGACAGAGAAGAA ctctacatcacatgtcacctgAATGCTGAACCAGTAAATGATGCAGAGGCACCAAATAAGGCATGCAGTCTTATAAATGGAAG ATGGAGGTCAGCTGATGGTAATGACTATTTATGTGGCTCTTGTCAAAGTCACGATAAGCCGAGCAGCCCTGGCAAGTTTGGTCCTCGTAGGTTTGAGAAGCCAGAAGAACCTGAACTGTTTTGGACTGGACAGAGAACCAATACAG TGTGGGAAAAGGCGGCACGAGTGGGTCCGATAATTGTCTTGCCAGCCAAGCAGACCAGTGGGCCAGTACCTGTGAAGGAGCTTCCTCGTCTGAATAAATTCAGCAGACCTTCACTGTTTGGCAGACAGTGA
- the LOC130188619 gene encoding zona pellucida sperm-binding protein 3-like → MKTSCFFVLLLIGLCFRSYSAFPPKGYTQHASIQSPQFTRSSQHALQAKDPSEEPEQVNTVRVTCHPDSLEIIIQADMFEVGAPVNGAELRLGVELNDNCRATIFSGDEYRILVKLVDCGTKQKMTEDTLVYTNVLVYSPVASPDGVVRMDEAVIPIECHYERKYSLSSSSLMPTWIPFMSPQAAEEILPFDLRIMTNDWLHRRGSNVFYLGEPISIEASVRVGHHTGLRVFVSSCVATLSPDVSSEPRYVFVENGCLVDSELPGSRSHFLSRTQEDKLHLTIDAFKFHEDREDLYITCHLNAVPVNDAEAPNKACSLINGRWRSADGNDYLCGSCQSHNKLSSPGKFGPRRFEKPEEPEPFWSGQRTNTVWEKAARVGPMSVLPAKQTSGPVPVKELPRLNKIRRPSMFGRH, encoded by the exons ATGAAGACCTCGTGTTTTTTTGTTCTCCTCCTGATTGGACTGTGTTTCAGGTCATATTCTGCATTTCCTCCCAAAGGTTACACTCAACATGCTTCAATTCAAAGTCCTCAGTTCACAAGGAGCTCCCAACACGCTCTGCAAGCAAAGGATCCATCTGAGGAACCAGAGCAGGTGAATACTGTCCGAGTGACCTGCCATCCAGACTCATTGGAGATTATTATCCAAGCTGACATGTTTGAAGTTGGAGCTCCTGTCAATGGTGCTGAATTACGCCTTGGAGTGGAGCTCAATGACAACTGTAGAGCTACAATATTTTCAGGAGATGAGTACAGAATCCTTGTTAAACTCGTGGACTGCGGCACCAAACAAAAG ATGACTGAAGACACACTGGTCTACACAAACGTGCTCGTATACTCTCCTGTGGCCTCTCCAGATGGGGTGGTTCGAATGGATGAGGCTGTAATTCCAATTGAATGTCATTACGAAAG GAAGTACAGTTTGTCCAGTTCTTCACTCATGCCCACCTGgatccccttcatgtctccacAAGCTGCAGAGGAAATTTTACCATTTGACTTGAGAATTATGACAA ATGACTGGCTTCATCGAAGAGGCTCTAATGTGTTTTACCTCGGCGAGCCCATCTCCATCGAAGCCTCAGTCCGAGTTGGACATCACACGGGGCTCCGAGTGTTTGTGAGCAGCTGTGTGGCGACACTTTCCCCAGATGTATCCTCTGAGCCGAGATACGTCTTTGTTGAAAATGG GTGCCTGGTTGACTCTGAGCTTCCAGGTTCTAGGTCTCACTTCTTATCcaggacacaggaggacaaGCTCCACTTGACCATTGATGCCTTTAAATTTCATGAGGACAGAGAAGAC ctctacatcacatgtcacctgAATGCTGTACCAGTAAATGATGCAGAGGCACCAAATAAGGCATGCAGTCTTATAAATGGAAG ATGGAGGTCAGCTGATGGTAATGACTATTTATGTGGCTCTTGTCAAAGTCACAATAAGCTGAGCAGCCCTGGCAAGTTTGGTCCTCGTAGGTTTGAGAAGCCAGAAGAACCTGAACCGTTTTGGAGTGGACAGAGAACCAATACAG TGTGGGAAAAGGCGGCACGAGTGGGCCCGATGAGTGTCTTGCCAGCCAAGCAGACCAGTGGGCCAGTACCTGTGAAGGAGCTTCCTCGTCTGAATAAAATCAGAAGACCTTCAATGTTTGGCAGGCATTGA